In Castanea sativa cultivar Marrone di Chiusa Pesio chromosome 6, ASM4071231v1, a single window of DNA contains:
- the LOC142639019 gene encoding phosphoenolpyruvate carboxylase 2-like, whose amino-acid sequence MAGRNIEKMASIDAQLRLLAPKKVSEDDKLVEYDALLLDRFLDILQDLHGENLRETVQDCYELSAEYEGNHDPHKLEELGNVFTSLDPGDSIVIAKSFSHMLNLANLAEEVQIAYRRRIKLKKGDFADEASATTESDIEETLKRLVGQLKKSPQEVFDALKNQTVDLVLTAHPTQSVRRSLLQKHARIRNCLTQLNAKDITPDDKQELDEALQREIQAAFRTDEIRRTPPTPQDEMRAGMSYFHETIWKGVPKFLRRVDTALKNIGINERVPYNAPLIQFSSWMGGDRDGNPRVTPEVTRDVCLLARMMAANLYFSQIEDLMFELSMWRCNDELRIRAEELHRSSKKDAKHFIEFWKQVPPNEPYRVILGDVRDKLYNTRERARHILANGVSDIPEDATFTNVEQFLEPLELCYRSLCSCGDRSIADGSLLDFLRQVSTFGLSLVRLDIRQESERHTDVIDAITKHLGIGSYKEWSEEQRQEWLLSELSGKRPLFGLDLPKTEEIADVLDTLHVISELPSDNFGAYIISMATSPSDVLAVELLQRECGVKKPLRVVPLFEKLDDLEAAPAAVARLFSIDWYRNRINGKQEVMIGYSDSGKDAGRLSAAWQLYKAQEELIKVAKKFGVKLTMFHGRGGTVGRGGGPTHLAILSQPPDTIQGSLRVTVQGEVIEQSFGEEHLCFRTLQRFTAATLEHGMHPPVSPKPEWRALMDEMAVIATKEYRSIVFQEPRFVEYFRLATPETEYGRMNIGSRPSKRKPSGGIESLRAIPWIFAWTQTRFHLPVWLGFGAAFKHVIEKDIKNLQMLQEMYNQWPFFRVTIDLIEMVFAKGDPGIAALYDKLLVSEDLWSFGERLRANHEETKQLLLKVAGHKDLLEGDPYLRQRLCLRDAYITTLNVCQAYTLKWIRDPDYHVKVRPQLSKEYMESSKPAAELIKLNPTSEYAPGLEDTLILTMKGIAAGLQNTG is encoded by the exons ATGGCGGGTCGGAACATAGAGAAGATGGCTTCAATTGACGCTCAATTGAGGCTTTTGGCACCAAAGAAGGTGTCTGAGGATGACAAGCTAGTGGAGTATGATGCTTTGTTGTTGGATAGGTTCCTGGATATTCTTCAAGATTTGCATGGCGAGAATCTCAGAGAAACG GTTCAAGATTGTTATGAGCTTTCGGCTGAGTATGAAGGGAATCATGACCCTCACAAATTGGAGGAGCTTGGGAATGTGTTTACAAGTCTGGATCCTGGGGACTCTATTGTCATTGCCAAATCTTTTTCTCACATGCTTAATTTGGCCAACTTGGCTGAGGAAGTCCAGATTGCTTACCGAAGGAGGATCAAGTTAAAGAAGGGAGATTTTGCTGATGAGGCTTCTGCAACAACTGAATCAGACATTGAAGAGACTCTCAAGAGGCTTGTGGGGCAACTGAAGAAGTCCCCTCAAGAAGTTTTTGATGCTCTGAAGAACCAGACTGTGGATTTGGTCCTAACTGCACATCCCACTCAATCTGTCAGAAGATCTTTGCTTCAAAAGCATGCAAG GATAAGGAATTGTTTGACTCAGTTGAATGCCAAAGACATAACTCCTGATGATAAGCAGGAACTTGATGAGGCTTTACAAAGGGAG ATACAAGCTGCATTTCGTACAGATGAAATTCGAAGGACACCTCCAACTCCACAAGATGAGATGAGGGCAGGAATGAGCTACTTTCATGAGACAATCTGGAAAGGTGTACCAAAATTCTTAAGACGTGTTGATACAGCTTTGAAGAACATTGGGATAAATGAACGCGTTCCTTACAATGCCCCTCTCATTCAATTCTCTTCTTGGATGGGTGGGGATCGAGATG GAAATCCCCGGGTTACTCCTGAAGTTACAAGGGATGTATGCTTACTGGCTAGAATGATGGCTGCTAACTTGTACTTTTCCCAGATTGAGGATCTTATGTTTGAG TTATCTATGTGGCGATGCAATGATGAGCTTCGCATTCGTGCTGAAGAACTCCATAGGTCCTCAAAGAAGGATGCAAAACACTTCATAG AGTTTTGGAAACAAGTTCCTCCAAATGAGCCATATCGTGTTATTCTTGGTGATGTAAGGGACAAGCTTTATAATACACGTGAACGTGCTCGTCACATATTAGCCAATGGGGTCTCTGATATTCCTGAGGATGCAACTTTCACCAATGTTGAGCAG TTCCTGGAACCTCTTGAACTCTGTTACAGGTCACTCTGCTCATGTGGTGACCGGTCGATAGCTGATGGAAGCCTTCTTGATTTCTTACGGCAAGTTTCTACCTTTGGGCTTTCACTTGTAAGACTTGATATCCGCCAAGAATCAGAAAGGCATACTGATGTTATTGATGCTATCACAAAGCACTTGGGCATCGGTTCTTATAAAGAATGGTCAGAGGAACAGAGACAAGAATGGCTTTTGTCTGAGCTCAGTGGCAAGCGCCCTCTTTTTGGCCTTGATCTTCCCAAAACTGAAGAAATTGCTGatgtgttggacactctccatGTCATTTCAGAACTTCCTTCAGACAACTTTGGTGCCTACATAATCTCAATGGCAACATCCCCATCTGATGTACTAGCTGTAGAGCTTTTACAACGTGAATGTGGGGTGAAGAAGCCATTAAGGGTTGTCCCACTGTTTGAAAAACTTGACGATCTTGAGGCTGCTCCTGCTGCTGTAGCTCGCCTCTTTTCAATAGACTGGTACAGaaaccgcattaatgggaagcAAGAAGTTATGATAGGGTATTCAGATTCAGGAAAAGATGCTGGCCGTCTCTCTGCTGCTTGGCAGTTATATAAGGCTCAAGAAGAGCTTATAAAGGTGGCTAAGAAATTTGGGGTTAAGCTTACAATGTTCCATGGCCGTGGAGGGACAGTTGGTAGGGGAGGAGGGCCTACCCATCTTGCTATACTATCTCAGCCACCTGACACAATTCAAGGGTCACTTCGTGTGACAGTTCAAGGTGAAGTTATTGAACAGTCATTTGGGGAGGAGCACTTGTGCTTTAGAACACTCCAGCGATTCACAGCTGCTACACTTGAGCATGGTATGCATCCACCTGTCTCGCCAAAGCCGGAATGGCGTGCACTTATGGATGAGATGGCAGTTATTGCTACAAAGGAATACCGTTCCATTGTTTTCCAGGAACCTCGTTTTGTTGAATATTTCCGCCTT GCAACGCCAGAGACAGAATATGGCCGGATGAACATTGGGAGTCGTCCATCAAAAAGGAAGCCAAGTGGAGGCATTGAATCACTCCGTGCAATCCCATGGATCTTTGCATGGACCCAGACTAGGTTTCATCTACCAGTGTGGCTTGGCTTTGGGGCAGCATTTAAGCACGTAATTGAGAAGGACATAAAGAATCTCCAAATGCTTCAGGAAATGTATAATCAGTGGCCTTTCTTCAGGGTCACAATTGACCTAATTGAGATGGTCTTTGCCAAGGGAGACCCAGGAATTGCAGCGTTGTATGACAAGCTCCTAGTATCAGAAGACCTATGGTCATTTGGAGAGCGATTAAGGGCCAACCATGAGGAAACTAAACAGCTTCTACTCAAG GTTGCTGGGCATAAGGATCTTCTTGAAGGAGACCCCTACTTAAGGCAGAGACTCTGTCTTCGTGATGCATACATCACAACACTTAATGTGTGCCAAGCCTACACATTAAAATGGATCCGTGACCCCGACTATCATGTGAAGGTTAGACCACAGTTGTCAAAAGAATACATGGAATCAAGCAAGCCAGCAGCAGAGCTTATAAAGCTTAACCCCACAAGTGAATATGCTCCTGGTCTTGAAGATACCCTGATCTTGACCATGAAGGGTATTGCTGCAGGCTTGCAAAACACTGGTTAA